The region CATGAGAACTTCGATCAACGCGCATAGAAAAGCTAACGGACTGGAAGATATGCCCGCAAATGAAATGCTGAAAAAGATTCGCGAAAAATCTGAAAGCCTGGAAATTGACCGTAAATTTTTGTCAAGATCTTTAAACGATGGGTTTTCTGGCGGAGAGAAGAAAAGAAACGAGATCTTCCAAATGGCCATGTTAGAGCCAAAACTAGCTATTCTTGATGAAACCGATTCAGGTTTAGATATTGATGCGCTTAAAATTGTGGCCGATGGTGTGAACAAACTAAGAAGCAAAGACAATGCGGTATTGCTAATTACGCACTACCAGCGTTTGCTTAACTATATTGTACCAGATGTGGTTCACGTAATGATAGACGGTAAAATAGTGAAATCTGGCGGCAAAGAACTTGCACTCGAGCTAGAAGAAAGAGGTTACGAATGGGTGAAGGCCGAGAAAGCGGTTTAAGGTTTTCAGATTAAGGTTTAAAAACTTTAGAATGAAAACTGAAAAGAATAATTAAGCCTTTTCAAATAAGAAGATTTTCGCCTTTGCGGAAATGACAAAAGAATTAAAGATGGAATTAAAAGAAAAATTAGTATCATCATTCCTGGCTTTTGAAGAAGAGTACACAGGAGCTAATGATGATCTTCATAAAATAAGAAACCAGGCGATTAAGGACTTTGAAACTATGGGTTTCCCAAGTCGAAAAGAAGAAGATTATAAATACACTTCTTTGAAATCGATTTTGAAAGAAGACTACAGTCTTTTTCCGAAGAAGGAAAACGCTATAGAATACAAAGACATTAAAAAATACCTTATCCACGAGATAGACACTTACGATCTGGTATTTATAGATGGTATTTACTCCTCTCACTTATCCAGCACCACGCACGATAAGATTGATGTTTGCCTTATGTCTTCAGCACTAAACAAAGACCTTTACAAGCCGGTAATTGATAATTATTTCAACAAACTGGCTCCAAAAAATGGTCTAAATTCGTTGAATACGGCTTTTACCAAGGAAGGTGCTTTTATTCATATTAACAAGAATACGCTGGCCGATAAGCCAATCCAGATCATTAATTTCTCTACCGGAAATGAATC is a window of Salegentibacter salegens DNA encoding:
- the sufC gene encoding Fe-S cluster assembly ATPase SufC, which translates into the protein MLKIKNLHASIEDKEILKGINLEINPGEVHAIMGPNGSGKSTLSSVIAGKEEFEQTQGEILFENTEISEMDPEERAHKGIFLSFQYPVEIPGVSVTNFMRTSINAHRKANGLEDMPANEMLKKIREKSESLEIDRKFLSRSLNDGFSGGEKKRNEIFQMAMLEPKLAILDETDSGLDIDALKIVADGVNKLRSKDNAVLLITHYQRLLNYIVPDVVHVMIDGKIVKSGGKELALELEERGYEWVKAEKAV